The following proteins come from a genomic window of Lycium ferocissimum isolate CSIRO_LF1 chromosome 4, AGI_CSIRO_Lferr_CH_V1, whole genome shotgun sequence:
- the LOC132053121 gene encoding universal stress protein PHOS34-like, which translates to MAEKPVMVVGMDDSEHSFYALEWTLEHLFGPSPTHAPFKLLIVHAKPTATSAIGLAGPGGADVLPYVEADLRKISSRVAEKAKHICSAKSVNDVVVEVVEGDARSVLCDAVEKHHASMLVVGSHGYGVLKRTVLGSVSDYCAHHAHCSVMIVKRPKVKA; encoded by the exons ATGGCGGAAAAACCGGTGATGGTGGTGGGGATGGATGACAGCGAACACAGCTTTTATGCATTAGAGTGGACTTTGGAACACTTGTTTGGTCCTTCACCTACTCACGCTCCTTTCAAGCTCCTCATCGTCCACGCCAAGCCTACTGCTACTTCTGCTATCGGCCTCGCTGGTCCTG GGGGTGCTGATGTTTTGCCGTATGTGGAGGCTGATTTGAGGAAGATCTCTTCCAGGGTTGCCGAAAAAGCTAAGCACATTTGTTCTGCTAAATCG GTAAACGATGTTGTAGTTGAGGTTGTGGAAGGTGATGCTAGGAGTGTCTTGTGCGACGCTGTAGAGAAGCATCATGCCTCTATGTTAGTTGTTGGTAGTCATGGTTATGGAGTTCTCAAGAG GACTGTCTTGGGAAGTGTAAGTGACTACTGTGCTCACCATGCCCATTGCAGTGTGATGATTGTGAAGCGCCCAAAGGTCAAGGCTTGA
- the LOC132053127 gene encoding beta-glucosidase 11-like → MQRPVMLVLVALVHFAVVLVFGANDDDLSRKDFPAAFVFGSGSSAYQVEGAALEDGRMPSIWDTFSHAGAYNGANGDVAVDAYHKYKEDVQLMVDTGLEAYRFSISWSRLIPNGKGPVNPKGLQFYNNLINELVSHGIQPHVTLCHDDVPQVLEDEYGGWLSQNIIKDFTAYADVCFKEFGDRVLHWITVNEANVFALGGYDIGFTPPGRCSPPFGIGPCSRGNSSTEPYVAAHNMLLTHSSVFRLYKRNYKSTQHGFVGLNLFSYRFIPHTNATADKVAALRAYEFYLGWFTSPLIFGDYPVTMKRRVGSRMPIFTREESKQVKGAIEFIGLNHYNTLGVKDWPDALERDLRDFIADSGAHTVFEQASDTPKGEFPVTQPGLQAVLEHLKKTCGNLPIYIHENGQMTPRNATLNDTSRVEYMHVYIRNLLDAVRNGSNVRGYFSWSFLDGLELLDGYKSGFGLYYVDLDDKNLRRYPKLSQHWYSNFLKGKCCKSSVDLVIADKVSSSSQSAFSS, encoded by the exons ATGCAGCGTCCAGTGATGCTTGTTTTGGTGGCACTAGTGCACTTTGCTGTTGTTCTAGTGTTTGGTGCCAATGATGATGATTTGAGCAGAAAGGACTTCCCTGCTGCTTTCGTTTTCGGCTCCGGTTCTTCTGCTTATCAA GTTGAAGGGGCCGCACTTGAAGATGGACGCATGCCTAGCATTTGGGACACTTTCTCTCATGCTG GTGCATACAATGGAGCCAATGGAGATGTAGCCGTCGATGCATACCACAAATACAAG GAAGATGTACAACTCATGGTAGACACTGGATTAGAAGCCTACAGATTTTCCATTTCGTGGTCGAGACTTATTCCTA ATGGAAAGGGACCCGTCAATCCAAAGGGATTGCAGTTTTACAATAATCTCATCAATGAACTCGTCAGTCATG GAATCCAACCACATGTTACACTATGTCACGATGATGTACCACAAGTACTTGAAGATGAATACGGTGGATGGCTAAGTCAAAATATAAT CAAGGACTTCACTGCTTATGCGGATGTTTGCTTCAAGGAATTTGGTGATAGGGTTTTGCACTGGATTACTGTGAATGAGGCCAACGTATTCGCTTTGGGTGGTTATGATATAGGATTTACACCCCCAGGGCGTTGTTCCCCACCTTTTGGAATTGGACCTTGCTCTAGAGGCAACTCCTCAACCGAGCCATACGTAGCAGCTCACAATATGCTGCTTACTCATTCATCTGTTTTCAGATTGTACAAGAGAAATTACAAG TCGACTCAACATGGTTTTGTTGGATTAAATCTCTTTTCATATCGGTTTATTCCTCATACAAATGCAACAGCTGATAAAGTTGCAGCTCTGCGAGCTTATGAATTCTACCTTGGTTG GTTTACCAGTCCTTTGATATTTGGAGACTATCCTGTCACAATGAAGAGGAGGGTCGGCTCGAGGATGCCCATCTTTACCAGAGAAGAATCTAAGCAAGTTAAGGGTGCTATTGAATTCATAGGCCTAAACCATTATAATACATTGGGTGTTAAAGACTGGCCCGATGCCCTTGAAAGAGATCTTAGGGACTTCATTGCCGATTCAGGAGCACATACTGTAT TTGAGCAAGCTAGTGATACACCAAAAGGCGAG TTTCCAGTGACACAACCGGGTCTCCAAGCTGTATTGGAGCACCTTAAGAAAACTTGTGGCAACCTACCAATTTACATTCATGAAAACG GTCAGATGACACCACGAAACGCGACACTAAATGATACGAGTAGAGTAGAATATATGCATGTTTATATCAGGAATTTGCTTGATGCTGTGAG GAATGGATCAAATGTCAGAGGCTACTTCTCATGGTCTTTCTTGGATGGTTTGGAGTTATTGGATGGATATAAATCAGGGTTTGGCCTATACTACGTGGATTTGGACGACAAAAATTTGAGAAGATATCCAAAGCTTTCTCAACATTGGTACTCCAATTTCTTAAAGGGAAAATGTTGCAAATCTTCTGTAGATCTTGTAATTGCAGACAAAGtatcttcttcttctcaatCTGCATTTTCTTCATGA